The Fimbriimonadaceae bacterium nucleotide sequence CGATCACGCGGTAGAAGCCGACGAACCGCCCCTCCATCGACCCCGCGACCTCGGAAGCGGCATCGACCGCCCCCGCAAGGTTCTCGCGGAGGTAGAGCTCCATCGCCACGCGCCACCCGATAGATTCGTCGATCGCTCCATAGCGCCATTGCCCGACGACGCGACGCCGGTCACCAACTTGGCCAGTCTCGCTCATGCAAACTCCTCGGGCACCTCCCGCGAGCGGCCCTCCATTTCCGCTACGCACGCGGCGATGGTGATGTCCCCGACCACGTTAAGAGTGGTCCTACTCATATCGAGGATGCGATCGATGCCTAGGACGAGGCCGATGGCCGAGCCGGGCACCCCGAACCGCACGATGATCGAACCGATCATGGGCCAGGCGCCCCCCGGGACACCCGCCGTGCCGATGCCCGCCACGATCGCCAGCATCATCACGGTGAACTGGTCTTGCAGGCTCAGCGCGATGCCGAAGAACTGGCACAGGAAGATGATCGTGATGCCTTCGAAGAGGGCGGTGCCGTTCTGGTTGGCGGTGGCGCCGACCGTCAACACGAAGTTTCCGATGTCGCGGGGGATGCCGACTTCTTCCTCCGCGACCTTGAGCGCAACGGGGAGCGTCGCGTTCGAGGAGCTTGTGGCGAACGCAGTGACGATCACCGAGCGGATCTGCCGGAAGAACTGGACCGGATCGCGCTTGGCGATGAACCTCAGCACAAGCGGGTACGTGACGAACATATGGACCGCCAAAGCGACCAAGACCAGCGCCACGTACTTGCCGAACGCCGCCACCGCGTCCAGCCCCAAGATCGACGCGGTACGGAAGACGAGCGCGAAGACGCCGATCGGGGCGAACGCCATCGCGTACTCTATGATCTTGAGCGTCACCGCGAAAACCCCCTCCAAGAGTGCGCGCACCGGCATCGCCTTCTCCTGTTCGATGGCGGCAAGGGCGATGCCGAACACGAGGGCGAAGAACATGAACGGCATGATGCCGCCGGTCAGCGCACGGGTGGCCTCCAGCAACGGGTTGCG carries:
- a CDS encoding dicarboxylate/amino acid:cation symporter is translated as MERRPRIALHNRIFIGLLLGAVLGASAQIALPGGRQNEGLRWVNDTLMQPIGQIFVTLIFMVVVPLLFSALVLGVSEIGDAAKVGRVGLRALMMTVLLSGIAVGIGLAGVNLVRPGDGVDPARRQELLGSIDQAEAQKKASAEASAEVDPPVLGIVPRNPLLEATRALTGGIMPFMFFALVFGIALAAIEQEKAMPVRALLEGVFAVTLKIIEYAMAFAPIGVFALVFRTASILGLDAVAAFGKYVALVLVALAVHMFVTYPLVLRFIAKRDPVQFFRQIRSVIVTAFATSSSNATLPVALKVAEEEVGIPRDIGNFVLTVGATANQNGTALFEGITIIFLCQFFGIALSLQDQFTVMMLAIVAGIGTAGVPGGAWPMIGSIIVRFGVPGSAIGLVLGIDRILDMSRTTLNVVGDITIAACVAEMEGRSREVPEEFA